In Desulfotomaculum sp., the sequence CTTGGTCTTACAGAATGTGTGATTTGTGTTTACTGCGACGACAGGCAGAGGGATGATGTTTGGGCGATCATAAAAGAGCATGGCATTATGATCAAAGCCTGGGTCTATGAGAGGGAGACCGTGGAAAAATGGTCGCCCGGCGGAGCGCTTCTTGAAAAGTGGATCGCCTCACATAACCTGGATGAGTTCCAAGCTGATCAGGTCAGGGAAGGGGCCCGTCAGAAGTTTGCTGAAATGTTCAAGTACCCGGAGCTGACTTTCAGAGGCATTGAACAATAGCGTCAGGGGGATAAAAGCATGTCTGAAACCGGTCCAATCTTAAGAGAAGAAGAAATGCAAAGATATAAAAGACAACTTCTTTTACCGGAGGTGGGCCTGGAAGGGCAAAAGAGAATTAAAGCGGCCGGGATCATGATCATGGGCGCCGGCGGGCTTGGCTCTCCGGTTGCTTATTATCTGGCCGCAGCCGGTGTTGGGAAAATAACTGTCGTGGATGACGATCAGCTGGAAATAAGCAACTTAAACCGTCAAATCCTGCACAATTCGGACCGGATCGGAATGTATAAGGCCGAATCGGCTAAGCGGACAATATCGTCCTTAAACCCCGCTGTTGAAGTGAAGGTTTTCTGCGAAAGGCTGATTTCTGAAAACGCAGTGGAATTGATCGATGAAAGCGACCTGGTTGTAGACTGCACGGATAATTTTTCAACACGGTTTATCCTGAATGAAGCCTGCTTAAGAATAAAAAAACCTCTCTTTTACGGCGCGGTCACTGGTATGGAGGGGCAGGTAATGACAATTCTGCCCGGAGAAGGGCCGTGCTACCGCTGTCTTTACCCGGAAGAACCCCGGAACATGGCCAAACCCGCGCCGGTGATCGGTGTTCTGCCTGGGATTATTGGACTGATTCAGGCCACTCAGGTCCTGAAATATATTCTTGGACAGGGGGATTTGCTGGCCGGCAGGCTACTGGTCTATAACGCCTTGGCCATGGAATTATACAGCCTGCCCATTAAAAAAAGCCCCCGCTGCCCTGCTTGCGGCAGTAAATAAATACAGGGGGACGGTTTTACTTAAATACTTGCAATTAATATTTTTTAAGAGGGTTATAAAACTGGTCCCTCCGCAATAAAGTGTCAGTGGACATGTTTTTGGGGAGGGAACAAAAATGTGGAAAGCCTGGACAGTCTTCTGGAGGAACTGCTGGAAACAGAATTGGCCGCAATACCTGCTTGTGCTGGCGGTTTTCCTGGCCGGCGCCGTGTTCGGGGTTTTTGGCGTCAACCATCTTTCCGTTGGACAGTTTGAGGAACTCAGCAAACATATCCAGGCGTACGCAGCTCAGGCAGATCAGCTGTCAGCCATTCCAGCCGGCGCCGCAGGAGGCAAAATCTTTACAGACATCCTTGTCATAATCCTGCTGTATATTTTTGGCCTTTCCTTCGTCGGAATTCCTTTTGTCCTGGCCCTGATCTTTGTACGCGGTTTTATTCTCGGTTTTGCGATCTCTTTTTTAACCCAGAGCATGGCCGTGAACGGTCTTCTTTTAGCCGCCGTTACCATTCTTCCCCAGAATCTGCTTTACCTGCCTGCCCTTCTTTTCGGCGGGACAGCCGCTTTGTCTTTTGCCCTGCTTTCACTGCGCCGTTATACAAATTTCAGGATCAAACTGCTCAGCTGCCTGGTCGGTTATACAGCGATCATGACAGTTGTTCTGGCTGTCGCCATTTGCGCCGGCATTGTTGAGATTTACTTCACGCCCTGGCTGACCGGAGTCAGCTCCGGATTAATTGAAACGCCTGTTTTGTAACAGAATATACTCTAACCGGCCTTTAATTAAAGGAAAACTTATCTATTTGTAGAAATAGCTATTAAAATTAAAAAGACCGGGAGGATATGAGAAAATGGTTCCGGTTTACTTTACTGATTTAAGGGCCAGGCACAGTGAAAATCTTTTTGATAAACTTGCCAAACTATTTAAAAAGGCAGGGTTTGAGGAGTTGATTTCGAAAAAGGACCTGGTTGCCGTAAAGCTCCATTTCGGGGAGAAAGGCAACACGGGCTACCTCAATCCGCTTTTTGTCCGCAATATAGTTGATCAGGTTAAAAAACTGGGCGGAAAACCCTTTCTTACCGATACAAACACACTTTACGCGGGCAGCAGGGAAAATTCTATTGATCACCTGCAGACCGCAATCGAAAATGGATTTGCCTACGCGGTAACAGCCGCGTCCCTGATTATTGCCGACGGCCTGAACGGCAAGGATTACATTAGCGTGCCGGTCAATCTGAAATACTTCAAAGAAGTAAAAATAGGTTCGGCTATTTACCATGCTGACGTTCTGCTCATGCTCAGCCATTTCAAAGGCCATATGCTGTGCGGTTTTGGCGGTGTTTTAAAAAACCTGGGGATGGGCTGCGGTTCACGGGCAGGAAAACTGGCCATGCATTCCGATATTTCACCGCTGGTAAGGAGCGAAAGATGCACCGGCTGCGGCCAGTGCGCTTCCTGGTGCCCGGGAGAGGCGATTACCCTGAAAGATTCGAAAGAAAACAAAAAAACGGCGGTTATAGACAAAAAGAAATGTATAGGCTGCGGGGAATGTATCATAACCTGCCGGTCGCGGGCGATTGACGTCAACTGGAAAACAGAGCCCAGTGTGATTCAGGAAAAGATCGTCGAATACGCAGCCGGGGCGCTGAAAAACAAGCAGGGCAAGGCCGGGTTCATCAACTTCGTGATTAATGTTACCCCGGACTGCGATTGTACAAGCTGGACGGATGCGTCAATAGTCCGGGACATAGGCATCCTGGCTTCAACAGATCCGGTGGCCCTGGACACGGCCTGTGTCGATTTGGTCAACCAGGAAAAAGCCCTGCCCGGTTCGGTTCTTGGCGGAAAGGAAGATGTCCGGGATAAGTTCCGCGCCGTTTACCCGGAGATCAATTGGCAGTACCAGCTGGATTACGCTGAATGGATTGGGCTGGGAACAAGGAATTACGAACTGGTCAGAATTTAACAGGTGATCCCATTTGGAAATATTAATCGAAAACTTTCTGAACTACCTTTTAATCGAAAGAGGCTTGTCGGAGAATACGCTTGTTTCTTACCGCTTCGACCTGCAGCTTTTTGATCTTTTCTGCAAAAAACACAATCGTGACCCGCTGGGGGAAAATAACCGCCAGGCGGTGATTCATTACCTCCTGGGGCAAAAAAAATTGGGACTGGCGCATGCTACCATTTCACGACGGCTTTCTGCACTGAGGAGGTTTTACCGTTTTCTGTTAACCGAAAACCTGCTTTTGACCGATCCGACGGCAAACCTTGAATCAACCGGTTCTCCCCAGCGGCTGCCCCGTTTTCTGACCAATGCGGAAGTGGATACGCTGCTCGCCCAGCCACGTGGCGTTAAGCCTGTCGGCGTAAGGGACAAGGCCATGCTCGAGCTTCTTTATGCCACGGGGATCCGGGTCTCGGAGCTGGTTTCCCTGGACATGGACAGAGTAAATTTAACCCATCGCTTTATTATTTGTTTCGGAAAGGGCGCCCGCGAAAGGATGGTACCCTTCGGGAGCGCCGCCCATCAAAGTCTTACCGAATATCTTTACGGGAGCAGGTCAAAACTGGCCAGGGGAAAGCTGACCTCAGCTTTTTTCCTTAACGGACGGGGAGACAGGATGACAAGGCAGGGCTTCTGGAAAATTATCAAAAAGTATGCCAGGCAGGGCAGCATAAACAAGGAAGTCACACCGCACACCCTGCGCCATTCATTTGCCACCCACCTGCTGGAAAACGGGGCGGATTTGAGATCGGTGCAGGAACTCCTCGGACATGCGGATATCAGCACCACCCAGATCTATACCCATGTGACCAGGGCAAGATTAAAAGAAATTTATGACAGGGTTCATCCCAGGGCGTACTATGAATAAACCAGCTTTTAGGAGGCGGACTCTATGGCAGAAAAAATAAGCAGGGTGACTCTGGTTGTTTTAGACAGCGCCGGGGTGGGCGCCCTGCCTGACGCGGACAAATACGGCGACGAGGGAAGCAATACTTTCCTTCACTGCGCCAGGGAAGCGGGCGGCCTGTATCTGCCCAACCTGGCCAGGCTTGGCCTGGGCAATATACTAGACCTTCCCGGGATTCCTCCGGCTGCGCAGCCTGCAGGGGCTTTCGGCAAAATGGCTGAACTCTCGCCGGGAAAGGACACTACCACAGGGCACTGGGAAATTGCCGGGCTTATTCTGGACAAGCCTTTTCCCCTCTACCCCGATGGGTTTCCTCCCGAAGTGATCAGCGCGTTTGAGGAGCGGATCGGGCGGCCGTCACTGGGCAACAAACCTGCTTCCGGAACTGTAATTATTGAGGAACTGGGCCCGGAGCACATGCATACGGGTTATCCTATAGTCTACACGTCGGCGGACAGCGTTTTTCAGATCGCCGCCCACGAAGAGATAATCCCGCTGGAAGAGTTATACCGGATGTGCGGCATTGCCAGGAAACTGCTTTGCGGTGAGCACGCCGTGGGCAGGGTTATCGCGCGGCCTTTCATCGGCCGGCCAGGAAGTTTTCACCGGACTGCAGGCCGCCATGACTACTCGCTGGCCCCTACCGGGCCTACTCTGCTGGATATGCTGGTCGAAAGGGGTCTGGCCGTTCTGGCGGTCGGCAAGATCGAGGATATCTTTGCCGGAAAGGGCATCACCAGGGCTGTGCATACGGTAAACAACATGGACGGGATTGACCAGACCATCAAGATGATGCAGGGGAGCGAGCGGGGCCTGATCTTCACAAACCTGGTCGACTTTGACATGGTTTACGGGCACCGTAATGATGTCCGCGGGTATGCGGACGCGCTCGAAGCTTTTGACAGGCGGCTTCCGGAAATCATCAGCAGCTTGCGGGATGACGAAGTTCTGATTATCACGGCTGACCACGGCTGCGACCCGACCACCCCGGGAACCGACCATACACGTGAGTATGTTCCCCTGCTGGCAGCCGGGGCGCCTGTTCTGCCGGGGATTAGCCTGGGCACGAGGGAAACTTTTGCCGATCTTGCTGCTTCCGTCGCAGAAATGTTCGGATTCGGCATGCCTTCGGGCAGAAGCTTTGCAGGGCAGATCTTAAGAAGCGAGCATCAATCATGATTAATTCGTTTAAGCCGCCGTATTCAACGTTCGCTAAATGCTTCGTGCCGGCGCCGCCAATCGGCTTGCTTCGGACAGGGCCAGACGATGCTGCAAAGGCGGCAAGAAAGGCAACAGATGAAGAAATATTTTTATATGGGACTACTTCTTACACTATTCTAGAAATAAATCTGTGTTAGGGAGGTCAACTGCCTACGTGCTCATGTTCGCCTCTTATGCTTGTACGAACTCGTTCACCCTCGGGCTCGGTCAAAACTCGGCGCTTAAGCGCCTCAAACACTTCCCTCGCTTATCCCCGGGTTCACTCGTTCTTTGAATGAAGGCTCAAAATCGCACTTAAGGCATTGACCTTCCTTTTTTGATGTGTTTTCATCTTTGTAGCTAGTGTCGCATCAGCGGAACATTGCAAAACCGCTCACTTATGAATAACGGCGTCCTATTGCAAGATTATTTTCTGGACAGAAAGGCAGATACTTATGTATGACCTAATTGCAAAAAAACGCGACGGCCTGGAAATTTCGCCCGAAGAAATTGCCTATTTTGTCAGCGGTTACACAAAAGGTGATATTCCCGACTACCAGACGGCCGCTTTTTTAATGGCGGTATACTTTAAAGGGCTCAACTCCGGTGAAACTGCCGCTTTAACCCGCCTGATGGCTGAATCCGGGGAGAAAATAGACCTTTCGGGCATTCCGGGTTTAAAAGTGGACAAACACAGCACCGGCGGGGTTGGGGACAAGACTACTCTTGTGTTGGCGCCGCTTGTTGCGGCGGCTGGCGTGTCGGTGGCAAAACTGTCCGGGCGCGGCCTGGGCTATACCGGAGGGACTGTTGACAAGCTGGAGTCAATTCCGGGTTTTCAAACTGCCCTTGATA encodes:
- a CDS encoding phosphopentomutase, whose protein sequence is MAEKISRVTLVVLDSAGVGALPDADKYGDEGSNTFLHCAREAGGLYLPNLARLGLGNILDLPGIPPAAQPAGAFGKMAELSPGKDTTTGHWEIAGLILDKPFPLYPDGFPPEVISAFEERIGRPSLGNKPASGTVIIEELGPEHMHTGYPIVYTSADSVFQIAAHEEIIPLEELYRMCGIARKLLCGEHAVGRVIARPFIGRPGSFHRTAGRHDYSLAPTGPTLLDMLVERGLAVLAVGKIEDIFAGKGITRAVHTVNNMDGIDQTIKMMQGSERGLIFTNLVDFDMVYGHRNDVRGYADALEAFDRRLPEIISSLRDDEVLIITADHGCDPTTPGTDHTREYVPLLAAGAPVLPGISLGTRETFADLAASVAEMFGFGMPSGRSFAGQILRSEHQS
- the xerD gene encoding site-specific tyrosine recombinase XerD — translated: MEILIENFLNYLLIERGLSENTLVSYRFDLQLFDLFCKKHNRDPLGENNRQAVIHYLLGQKKLGLAHATISRRLSALRRFYRFLLTENLLLTDPTANLESTGSPQRLPRFLTNAEVDTLLAQPRGVKPVGVRDKAMLELLYATGIRVSELVSLDMDRVNLTHRFIICFGKGARERMVPFGSAAHQSLTEYLYGSRSKLARGKLTSAFFLNGRGDRMTRQGFWKIIKKYARQGSINKEVTPHTLRHSFATHLLENGADLRSVQELLGHADISTTQIYTHVTRARLKEIYDRVHPRAYYE
- the spoIIM gene encoding stage II sporulation protein M — encoded protein: MWKAWTVFWRNCWKQNWPQYLLVLAVFLAGAVFGVFGVNHLSVGQFEELSKHIQAYAAQADQLSAIPAGAAGGKIFTDILVIILLYIFGLSFVGIPFVLALIFVRGFILGFAISFLTQSMAVNGLLLAAVTILPQNLLYLPALLFGGTAALSFALLSLRRYTNFRIKLLSCLVGYTAIMTVVLAVAICAGIVEIYFTPWLTGVSSGLIETPVL
- a CDS encoding 4Fe-4S ferredoxin — its product is MVPVYFTDLRARHSENLFDKLAKLFKKAGFEELISKKDLVAVKLHFGEKGNTGYLNPLFVRNIVDQVKKLGGKPFLTDTNTLYAGSRENSIDHLQTAIENGFAYAVTAASLIIADGLNGKDYISVPVNLKYFKEVKIGSAIYHADVLLMLSHFKGHMLCGFGGVLKNLGMGCGSRAGKLAMHSDISPLVRSERCTGCGQCASWCPGEAITLKDSKENKKTAVIDKKKCIGCGECIITCRSRAIDVNWKTEPSVIQEKIVEYAAGALKNKQGKAGFINFVINVTPDCDCTSWTDASIVRDIGILASTDPVALDTACVDLVNQEKALPGSVLGGKEDVRDKFRAVYPEINWQYQLDYAEWIGLGTRNYELVRI
- a CDS encoding adenylyltransferase — protein: MSETGPILREEEMQRYKRQLLLPEVGLEGQKRIKAAGIMIMGAGGLGSPVAYYLAAAGVGKITVVDDDQLEISNLNRQILHNSDRIGMYKAESAKRTISSLNPAVEVKVFCERLISENAVELIDESDLVVDCTDNFSTRFILNEACLRIKKPLFYGAVTGMEGQVMTILPGEGPCYRCLYPEEPRNMAKPAPVIGVLPGIIGLIQATQVLKYILGQGDLLAGRLLVYNALAMELYSLPIKKSPRCPACGSK